A part of Bacillus rossius redtenbacheri isolate Brsri chromosome 1, Brsri_v3, whole genome shotgun sequence genomic DNA contains:
- the LOC134546356 gene encoding uncharacterized protein LOC134546356 isoform X2, producing the protein MAQQTYNLRSRANSMCEECPTTHSSDSDTSTAMEDCSSPETRVMDVPTHSHTQHSDRLGRPVSPFPAGGVTQEHDKTTTAPGTSTLSPDMTLMLQQVLQQLTKQTEQSENRIMSQLAIQTEQSENRIMSRLSSQAEHTEQSDNRIMSQLSKQAEQMEAKLDITCSSVQSLEHSIEEKLVQQQREINQAVEKVTQTVERVWELETQLLAIRENVTLEQHGLREFCHRSQVCMRDELHGQTRRLEVRLDDIEVATSNLRDCLQNLTVSQSRTPDTTGGTQREVTEVPPTGTGKQLYTTPGCSYDTHPAESLPRQSVETRATVQPRATTTTERHLDPVALMHHPAKLWAEAMPTFAGRANESPMRFLRKFEEYVAMFNLTDGEILKCLNNALKGQAFYWWVLTSTNTHSFTQFRELFRLQFWNIRIQSNLRAQLHTEKYDPRKGTSLEAHLSTMYDKTRYLDLPMTNEFVAAMLTQLPLKYQKQLSGLHYRDVTEFRDRLLNYDKLEKLDRVAPRTEEADRAPPHQKQHQVNPYWQGREGKQKPERQAAVNYMSWQARGEAPRGNGGPYHNRYRGAPYNRKRTWWPSNKGYHSGEEGAERARKSARYEERRRSYSPEQLPPRESRNYSRRASSDDEREYHYNQHRRMKEKQYHDQCEDSRLPYYQSPKTTDSGGGKAHYSHPSEQPASPNRTFRQSQQPGTTNQHGARPCYLLENPVAAEFKSAVQEAAGTSTWYNNNRNVPDSQDARVSKGTLN; encoded by the coding sequence ATGGCTCAGCAGACATACAATCTAAGAAGTAGGGCCAACAGTATGTGTGAAGAGTGTCCCACGACTCACAGCTCTGACAGTGACACATCGACGGCCATGGAGGACTGTAGTTCACCAGAAACAAGAGTAATGGATGTACCTACACACTCACACACGCAGCATAGTGACAGGTTAGGGCGGCCAGTGTCACCTTTTCCCGCAGGGGGGGTAACACAAGAACATGACAAGACAACAACTGCACCGGGAACATCCACATTGAGTCCTGACATGACACTAATGCTACAACAGGTGTTGCAACAGCTCACAAAACAAACCGAGCAATCTGAGAATAGGATAATGTCCCAACTCGCAATACAAACCGAGCAATCTGAGAACAGGATTATGTCTCGACTGTCCAGTCAGGCCGAACATACAGAGCAATCTGATAATAGGATAATGTCCCAACTCTCCAAGCAGGCAGAGCAGATGGAGGCAAAGCTAGACATCACTTGTTCCAGTGTACAAAGTCTGGAACATAGCATAGAGGAGAAGCTAGTGCAACAACAGAGAGAGATTAATCAGGCAGTGGAGAAGGTGACTCAGACAGTTGAGCGGGTATGGGAGTTGGAAACACAACTACTAGCCATTCGCGAGAATGTGACCCTAGAACAACATGGTCTGAGGGAGTTTTGTCATCGCAGTCAGGTCTgcatgagggacgagctgcatggGCAGACTCGACGACTAGAAGTCAGGCTGGATGACATAGAGGTGGCGACCTCTAACTTACGAGATTGCCTGCAGAATCTGACTGTAAGTCAGAGTCGTACACCTGACACAACTGGTGGTACACAGCGAGAGGTAACTGAAGTGCCACCTACAGGTACAGGTAAACAGCTGTACACTACACCTGGGTGCAGTTATGACACCCACCCTGCAGAATCACTACCCAGGCAGTCTGTAGAGACTAGGGCAACAGTTCAGCCTAGAGCAACTACAACAACAGAGCGCCATCTGGACCCGGTAGCTCTTATGCACCATCCAGCAAAGctgtgggcagaggccatgcctacTTTCGCAGGCAGAGCAAATGAGAGTCCTATGAGGTTCCTCAGAAAATTCGAGGAATATGTGGCCATGTTTAACCTCACCGACGGAGAGATTCTGAAATGTCTGAACAACGCGTTAAAGGGTCAAGCATTCTATTGGTGGGTGCTGACCAGCACCAACACCCACAGTTTCACCCAGTTCAGGGAGCTGTTCAGACTGCAATTCTGGAACATCAGAATCCAGAGTAATCTGAGGGCACAACTCCACACCGAGAAATACGACCCAAGGAAGGGCACATCTCTGGAGGCACATTTATCCACCATGTACGACAAGACCAGGTATTTGGACCTCCCTATGACCAATGAGTTTGTGGCTGCCATGTTAACACAGCTGCCGCTGAAATACCAGAAGCAGTTGTCTGGCCTACACTACCGTGATGTCACTGAGTTCCGTGACCGGCTGCTCAACTACGATAAGCTCGAGAAGCTGGATCGAGTGGCACCCAGGACAGAGGAGGCAGACCGAGCACCACCTCACCAGAAGCAGCACCAGGTCAACCCTTACTGGCAAGGACGTGAGGGGAAACAGAAACCGGAGCGCCAGGCCGCAGTCAACTACATGAGCTGGCAAGCAAGGGGGGAAGCACCTCGTGGTAACGGCGGGCCCTACCACAACCGATACAGAGGGGCACCCTACAACAGGAAGCGTACCTGGTGGCCCAGCAACAAGGGATACCACAGTGGTGAAGAGGGGGCAGAACGAGCCAGGAAGAGTGCCCGTTATGAAGAGAGAAGGCGGTCCTATTCGCCGGAGCAACTGCCACCCAGGGAGTCCCGCAACTACAGTCGTCGTGCCTCATCCGATGACGAGAGAGAGTATCACTACAACCAGCATCGTAGGATGAAGGAGAAACAGTACCACGACCAATGCGAAGATTCCCGCCTGCCATACTACCAAAGCCCCAAGACGACAGACAGCGGTGGAGGCAAGGCCCACTACAGCCACCCGTCTGAGCAACCGGCGTCGCCCAACAGAACGTTTCGCCAGAGCCAACAACCTGGAACGACCAATCAGCATGGAGCACGTCCATGCTATCTACTAGAAAACCCTGTTGCGGCAGAGTTTAAGTCCGCAGTACAGGAAGCAGCAGGTACCAGTACATGGTACAATAACAACAGAAATGTGCCAGACTCGCAGGATGCGCGAGTGTCAAAGGGCACATTAAACTAG
- the LOC134546356 gene encoding uncharacterized protein LOC134546356 isoform X1 — protein MGGFKVENFVCSEDSWESYAERLEQCFIANGVSDKEEDQAKRRAILISSLGKETYEVLRNLCEPKKPQDVSYRELLKLLSDHYSPKPSVIAERQNFHKRVQQDSETISDFVVGLRKSTRYCNFGTFLDLALRDQFLVGVRDKHITHRLYLESEDITFENAVALAAAYEAAMDNASLGVADLKVSEVPCQTPPVTEAVNVVKFRPRKVDEKGLGTMKCFCCGRANHVVKDCKFKSYRCNNCKQLGHLQRMCPNQAMSKKGESRAHNFVVHHGAENQVGLVDRWESEFTSVFCISTGTKPKPWVIPVLVGEVQLDMEVDSGAAISAISEHTYKQLFATHPLRPTNVRLKSYTNEVMSPCGTLRVPVNVKGQPESAELDLFIVPNGGPPLLGRDWYDALHLPRPHLYHIETSEKQKWELFNSLVRRYPLVFDEGLGTFTGGQVSLRLKENVPPVFLPARTLAFALKSKVDTELDRLLGLHILHPVTFSKWATPIVPVAKSDGSVRICADFKITVNPGLVAEYYPLPRVEELFAKLKGGEEFSTVDLSQAFQQLKLDEASQELCTINTHRGLFRYSRLPFRIVSCPAIFQRTMEQVLQGLDGLVFFQDDVLVTGPTREQHWKNLGTVFQRLDKYGLKVNMKKCKILQPSVTFLGHTIDKEGLHTCGDKVSAVVGAPVPQDLKQLRAWLGLVNYYARFLPNLSTILAPLHGLLKKGCRWSWTSQCDVAFKQLKNLIVSSTVLVHYDPELPIKMACDASPYGLGAVISHVYLDGSEKPIAFASRTLSEAEKNYSQLDREALAIVFGVKKFCQYVYGRKFCLVTDHQPLTHIFGNHCGIPQLAANRLQRWAVLLQGFDYEVQYVRGSANSNADALSRLPLHRVEVSEEFSYLHVAKAEFLPVTAQAIRIATERDQVLSKVLLCVRDGWPSEVEEALKPFYTRRLELILEQGVLMWGHRVVVPLSLQSKILQEYIPAILVCVK, from the coding sequence ATGGGAGGTTTCAAAgtggaaaattttgtttgcagcGAGGATTCGTGGGAATCGTACGCTGAGCGGCTGGAACAGTGTTTTATTGCCAATGGCGTCAGTGATAAAGAAGAGGACCAAGCGAAGCGGCGCGCAATTTTGATATCGTCATTAGGCAAAGAAACATATGAAGTCTTACGTAATTTGTGCGAACCAAAGAAACCTCAGGACGTGAGTTACAGGGAACTTTTGAAGTTGTTGAGTGATCATTATTCTCCCAAGCCATCGGTCATAGCTGAACGGCAAAATTTCCACAAGCGTGTGCAACAAGATAGTGAAACAATTTCTGACTTTGTGGTTGGGTTACGGAAATCAACCAGGTATTGTAATTTTGGGACGTTTTTAGACTTGGCTTTGCGTGACCAATTTTTGGTCGGGGTTAGAGATAAACATATAACACATAGGTTATACTTGGAATCAGAAGACATCACGTTTGAGAATGCCGTAGCACTTGCAGCTGCGTATGAAGCGGCTATGGATAATGCATCTTTAGGTGTGGCAGATTTGAAGGTTAGTGAGGTACCTTGTCAGACGCCTCCAGTGACCGAGGCCGTAAATGTAGTCAAGTTTAGGCCCAGGAAGGTAGATGAAAAAGGGTTAGGAACAATGAAATGCTTTTGCTGTGGTAGGGCTAACCATGTGGTGAAAGACTGTAAATTTAAGAGTTATAGGTGCAACAATTGTAAACAGTTGGGTCATTTGCAGCGTATGTGTCCAAATCAAGCAATGTCAAAGAAGGGTGAGTCGAGAGCACACAACTTTGTGGTACATCATGGTGCAGAGAACCAAGTTGGCCTCGTAGATCGGTGGGAAAGTGAGTTCACATCAGTGTTTTGTATATCAACTGGAACAAAACCAAAGCCATGGGTAATACCTGTTTTGGTTGGGGAAGTACAATTAGACATGGAAGTGGACAGCGGTGCTGCTATATCCGCTATATCAGAACATACTTACAAACAATTGTTTGCAACCCATCCCTTGAGGCCTACCAATGTCAGATTGAAGTCTTATACAAATGAGGTGATGAGTCCGTGTGGTACGTTGAGGGTGCCTGTGAACGTAAAGGGACAGCCTGAGTCTGCAGAATTAGATCTTTTTATTGTACCAAATGGTGGTCCACCCTTGCTAGGGAGAGACTGGTATGATGCTTTACATTTACCACGACCGCACTTGTATCATATCGAGACATCAGAGAAGCAAAAGTGGGAGTTGTTTAACAGCTTGGTAAGGCGATATCCACTGGTTTTTGATGAGGGTCTGGGAACATTTACTGGTGGGCAGGTCTCCTTACGACTAAAGGAAAATGTCCCTCCTGTGTTTTTGCCTGCCAGGACCCTTGCGTTCGCACTAAAAAGCAAGGTGGACACGGAGCTAGACAGACTGTTAGGGCTGCACATTCTGCACCCCGTAACATTCAGTAAATGGGCTACACCGATTGTGCCAGTGGCAAAAAGTGATGGCAGTGTACGCATATGTGctgattttaaaataactgtaaatcCTGGATTAGTAGCAGAGTATTACCCACTACCCAGGGTGGAAGAGCTGTTTGCAAAGTTGAAGGGTGGTGAGGAATTTTCTACAGTCGATTTGTCTcaggcattccagcagttaaAGTTAGATGAGGCATCTCAAGAATTGTGCACAATCAATACACACAGGGGTCTTTTCAGATACAGCAGACTACCATTCAGAATTGTGTCCTGTCCGGCCATTTTTCAGCGTACAATGGAGCAGGTCCTTCAGGGCCTAGACGGACTGGTTTTCTTTCAAGATGACGTTCTGGTTACTGGTCCGACAAGGGAGCAGCACTGGAAAAATCTGGGTACAGTATTCCAGCGTCTAGACAAATATGGTCTCAAGGTAAATATGAAGAAGTGTAAAATCCTTCAGCCTTCAGTAACATTTTTGGGTCACACTATTGACAAAGAGGGGCTACATACTTGCGGCGATAAGGTCAGTGCAGTTGTGGGTGCACCAGTTCCGCAAGACCTTAAGCAGCTGCGTGCATGGCTGGGGTTGGTAAACTATTATGCTCGGTTCTTACCTAACCTCTCTACAATCCTCGCACCCTTGCATGGGCTTTTGAAGAAAGGATGTCGTTGGAGTTGGACCTCGCAGTGCGATGTTGCCTTCAAGCAGCTTAAGAATTTAATTGTTTCATCTACTGTACTGGTCCACTATGACCCTGAGTTGCCTATCAAGATGGCGTGTGATGCTTCCCCATATGGCCTCGGGGCGGTGATCAGTCATGTGTATCTGGACGGCTCGGAGAAGCCAATTGCGTTTGCTTCTCGTACATTGTCAGAAGCCGAGAAGAACTATTCGCAGTTAGATAGGGAAGCCTTGGCAATTGTTTTTGGCGTCAAGAAATTCTGCCAGTATGTGTATGGGCGGAAGTTCTGCCTGGTTACCGATCACCAGCCCCTAACGCACATATTTGGCAACCATTGCGGCATTCCTCAATTAGCTGCAAATCGCCTACAGCGCTGGGCTGTTTTGTTGCAAGGATTTGACTATGAGGTACAGTATGTGAGAGGTTCAGCAAACTCCAATGCAGATGCCCTTTCCAGGCTGCCGTTGCACCGGGTAGAGGTTTCAGAAGAGTTTTCATATCTGCACGTTGCAAAGGCTGAGTTTTTACCAGTGACGGCACAAGCCATTAGGATTGCTACAGAGCGTGACCAGGTTTTGAGCAAAGTATTGTTGTGCGTTCGTGATGGCTGGCCGTCAGAGGTTGAAGAGGCTTTGAAACCATTTTACACAAGAAGGCTGGAATTGATCCTTGAGCAGGGAGTGCTGATGTGGGGCCACAGAGTGGTCGTGCCGTTGTCTCTACAGAGTAAAATTTTGCAGGAATACATTCCAGCCATTTTGGTGTGTGTAAAATGA